From Ascochyta rabiei chromosome 16, complete sequence, the proteins below share one genomic window:
- a CDS encoding Ribosome biogenesis ATPase rix7, producing the protein MAPRGRSSLQQGLDRDIYQIVRKYLDDKAESPLKLRVSTIQEYIQKSNSSLKRRPKKQLEDSIERVIDVMREDESEVDDEIADIEGEFGEMEEKAQKEKESKSADWMNKQIVGQWTNSGAVAPSTANGEKGKKRDGAKTSGERESKRQKKAEAKEAKIETAPPSGVSLEDLGGVSKVMNQLKEHLVLPLLCPEEYVQREIPIPRGILLHGPPGCGKTVICRAAAAELGVPFIEILGPSVVSGMSGESEKQIREHFERAKEVAPCLIFIDEIDVIAPKRDNAQSQMEKRIVAQLLISMDSLAMEGNDGKPVIVLAASNRPDSLDPALRRGGRFDTEINMGVPNEAMRESILRALTRKPKLSEDVNFGSLAKMTAGFVGADLKDLVSKAGTWEMERYREALELQAAANETEMDVDETKVTADDAETIRSWRRLVLRVRDKDAIRPVGFEDSVISMEAFQAVLPTITPSSKREGFATVPDTTWRDVGALEGVRDELEMAIVEPIQNPQRYAKVGISAPTGVLLWGPPGCGKTLLAKAVAAESKANFISVKGPELLNKYVGESERALRQVFMRARSSVPCVIFFDELDALVPKRSTELHEASARVVNTLLTELDGLSMREGIYLIAATNRPEMIDEAMLRPGRLETLLYVELPKPEERVDILRALIRQRGVIRPELAEVGRREECNNFSGADLESLLRKAGQHALRRRSDIVEEIDLVEAVKTIRPSVGDIKKYEDLRKRFETKLF; encoded by the exons ATGGCGCCCCGCGGCCGCTCCTCCCTCCAGCAGGGTCTGGATCGCGATATCTACCAGATTGTGCGCAAGTATCTTGACGACAAAGCAGAGTCACCTCTCAAGCTGCGTGTCTCTACCATTCAGGAGTACATACAAAAGTCCAACTCTAGCCTCAAGAGACGACCCAAGAAGCAGCTGGAGGACTCCATCGAACGTGTGATTGACGTGATGCGAGAGGACGAGAGCGAGGTCGATGACGAGATTGCTGATATCGAAGGCGAATTTGGCGAAATGGAAGAGAAGGCccagaaagagaaggagagtaAATCAGCTGACTGGATGAACAAGCAAATCGTCGGTCAGTGGACGAACTCTGGGGCCGTGGCTCCCTCCACAGCCAACGGTGAGAAGGGCAAGAAACGCGATGGCGCCAAGACCAGCGGAGAACGTGAGAGCAAAAGACAGAAAAAGGCGGAGGCAAAAGAGGCCAAGATCGAAACCGCGCCGCCATCTGGCGTTAGCCTGGAAGATCTCGGTGGAGTGAGCAAGGTCATGAACCAGTTGAAAGAGCATCTTGTCCTGCCACTGCTCTGCCCAGAAGAGTACGTTCAGAGAGAGATTCCTATCCCGCGTGGTATCCTGCTGCACGGCCCTCCTGGATGCGGAAAGACGGTCATCTGCCGAGCGGCTGCAGCCGAACTGGGTGTGCCGTTCATCGAAATCCTTGGACCATCTGTCGTATCAGGCATGTCCGGAGAGTCGGAAAAGCAAATTCGCGAGCATTTTGAACGTGCCAAGGAGGTAGCACCCTGCCTAATCTTCATTGATGAGATCGATGTCATCGCACCCAAGCGAGACAACGCGCAGAGTCAGATGGAGAAGCGTATCGTTGCCCAACTGCTCATCTCAATGGACAGCTTGGCCATGGAAGGGAACGATGGCAAGCCGGTGATTGTCCTGGCAGCCTCCAACCGACCGGACAGTCTGGATCCTGCGCTCCGTCGCGGAGGGCGTTTCGATACGGAGATCAACATGGGTGTGCCAAACGAAGCTATGCGAGAGTCCATCTTGAGAGCTCTCACACGCAAACCTAAACTTTCGGAAGATGTGAACTTTGGCAGCCTCGCCAAGATGACCGCTGGATTTGTGGGCGCTGACCTGAAAGACTTGGTCAGTAAAGCGGGTACTTGGGAGATGGAGCGATACCGCGAAGCTTTGGAACTACAAGCTGCAGCGAATGAAACTGAGATGGACGTTGATGAGACCAAGGTCACAGCTGACGATGCCGAGACAATACGATCCTGGAGGCGTCTAGTTCTACGAGTACGCGACAAAGACGCCATCCGTCCTGTGGGTTTTGAAGACTCAGTCATCTCAATGGAGGCTTTCCAGGCGGTACTGCCTACTATCACGCCCTCTTCCAAGAGAGAAGGCTTTGCGACAGTGCCGGACACAACATGGCGTGACGTCGGTGCCCTTGAAGGCGTCCGCGACGAGCTTGAAATGGCCATTGTTGAGCCTATACAAAACCCACAGCGATATGCCAAGGTCGGTATCTCTGCTCCCACAGGCGTGCTACTCTGGGGACCTCCTGGTTGTGGTAAAACATTGCTAGCCAAGGCCGTAGCCGCAGAGTCGAAAGCAAACTTCATCAGCGTCAAGGGCCCTGAGCTATTGAACAAG TATGTCGGAGAGTCCGAACGCGCCCTCCGCCAGGTCTTCATGCGCGCCCGCAGCTCCGTGCCGTGTGTCATCTTCTTCGACGAGCTGGACGCTCTCGTGCCCAAGCGCTCCACCGAGCTACACGAAGCATCTGCACGTGTCGTCAACACGCTGCTCACCGAACTAGATGGTCTAAGCATGCGCGAAGGTATCTACCTCATTGCAGCTACCAACCGTCCTGAAATGATCGATGAAGCTATGTTGCGTCCCGGCCGTTTGGAGACGCTGTTGTACGTCGAGCTACCAAAACCTGAAGAGCGTGTCGATATCTTGCGCGCGCTGATCCGACAGCGTGGAGTCATCCGGCCCGAGCTGGCCGAGGTGGGCCGTCGCGAAGAATGCAACAACTTCTCAGGAGCCGATCTTGAGAGCTTGCTGCGTAAGGCGGGTCAGCACGCGCTCCGCCGCCGTTCTGACATTGTCGAGGAGATTGACCTTGTGGAGGCAGTCAAGACGATTAGACCTAGTGTTGGGGACATTAAGAAGTATGAGGATCTGCGCAAGCGCTTCGAGACGAAGCTCTTCTAG
- a CDS encoding Vacuolar protein sorting-associated protein 20, whose translation MGNSGSSNKISAQDKAILDMKNQRDKLRQYQKRITVLTDREKAIAKECLAKGDTNRAKLALRRKKYQEGLIQKTDAQLAQLEQLTSDVEFALVQKDVLYGLQQGTAVLKEIHREMGGIENVEKLLGENAEARAYQEEISELLANKMSNQDEDEVEDELEALEQEVNGDTLPDAPIKQPEFTPEQKAQMARERAQRRARERAAEQEQAAEPMLA comes from the exons ATGGGGAACTCAGGCAGCTCGAACAAGATCTCTGCCCAGGACAA GGCGATCCTGGACATGAAGAACCAGCGCGATAAGCTGCGCCAGTACCAGAAGCGCATCACTGTGCTGACCGATCGCGAGAAGGCGATTGCGAAAGAATGCCTAGCCAAGGGCGATACAAATAGAGCCAAGCTGGCGCTCAGACGGAAGAAGTACCAAGAAGGTCTGATCCAGAAGACGGATGCGCAACTAGCGCAGCTAGAGCAGCTCACGAGCGATGTCGAATTCGCGCTTGTGCAAAAGGATGTGTTGTATGGGTTGCAGCAAGGAACTGCAGTGCTGAAGGAGATCCACAGAGAGATGGGCGGCATAGAGAATGTGGAGAAGCTGCTGGGCGAAAATGCCGAGGCGCGGGCATACCAAGAG GAAATCAGCGAGCTCCTTGCGAACAAGATGTCCAAccaagacgaagacgaagtcGAAGACGAGCTCGAGGCTCTCGAACAAGAAGTCAACGGCGACACGCTGCCCGATGCACCCATCAAACAACCCGAGTTCACGCCAGAGCAGAAAGCGCAGATGGCAAGAGAACGGGCACAAAGAAGGGCTAGAGAGCGTGCTGCtgagcaggagcaggcggCAGAACCCATGTTGGCATAG